The following proteins are co-located in the Silene latifolia isolate original U9 population chromosome 1, ASM4854445v1, whole genome shotgun sequence genome:
- the LOC141643613 gene encoding uncharacterized protein LOC141643613 — protein sequence MADHTSAKAILEKVTNKSRKDWSQKLPDVLWALRTAYKTPLGTTPYKLVYGKACHLLVELEHKAWWALKEMNFDFDVAGEVRFLQMSELEELRMEAYESSKIYKDQTKKWDDGKIKEKDINVGDLVLLFNSKVKVFPGKLKSRWSGPFKVMQVFSYGVFEVWSEEGGTFRVNGQRFKRYYDGDNKGPIEVLYLGEPLPEERAN from the exons ATGGCGGATCACACTTCCGCAAAA GCCATATTGGAGAAAGTCACAAATAAGAGCCGGAAGGATTGGTCGCAAAAGCTTCCGGATGTGCTATGGGCATTGAGAACCGCCTACAAGACACCCCTTGGTACCACCCCCTATAAGCTTGTGTACGGGAAAGCTTGTCACTTGCTCGTTGAACTAGAACACAAGGCTTGGTGGGCTCTCAAGGAGATGAACTTTGACTTTGATGTCGCCGGAGAGGTGCGATTTCTCCAAATGAGTGAGCTTGAAGAATTAAGGATGGAAGCTTATGAGAGTTCTAAAATTTACAAGGACCAAACAAAGAAATGGGATGATGGCAAGATCAAGGAGAAAGATATTAATGTGGGAGACCTTGTTCTCCTTTTCAACTCCAAGGTTAAGGTGTTCCCGGGCAAGCTCAAATCAAGGTGGTCGGGACCCTTCAAAGTGATGCAAGTTTTCTCTTATGGCGTATTTGAAGTTTGGAGTGAAGAAGGTGGAACCTTTAGGGTCAATGGTCAACGCTTCAAGCGTTATTATGATGGTGACAACAAAGGACCGATTGAGGTGCTCTACCTCGGGGAACCTCTCCCCGAGGAGAGGGCAAATTGA
- the LOC141643603 gene encoding uncharacterized protein LOC141643603, with protein sequence MHPAQVGLIEKDLFGGHIEEDAHAHLRKFKRNVSMIKKNGVFEDTLRMMLFPFSLTGKADRWLNIHPPDTFITWDALAKVFMAKYYPSSKTAMLCNEIHTFQQEDGESLGEAWDRYQDLIASCLHHGIPEWYITQTFFQTLLPRTKKMVNASAGGVFDHLGDEEGTTLIKKMVDSEANYGSKGNMLRINGKFPKEKSSNANAETNGKLDFLTKQLEKLQRNQVHQATTSHGPPMEEVAQVLPCELCGGNGNTFDMCANNYNGGYEENVQDVNAFQSYNNNTRPPRPPYNNPNVYNPNTNFYHPGLKNHPNFSYKSTNVQNPQHFQPQAPNNPPRFSQPRVGYSNQRNNPGNQNQRPNNKQNQNNGNQPQGYQHFGGNQNNQGLYQGIK encoded by the coding sequence atgcatcccgcccaagtTGGGTTGATCGAGAAGGATTTGTTCGGGGGGCATATTGAAGAAGATGCTCATGCTCACCTACGAAAATTCAAGAGGAATGTCTCAATGATAAAGAAGAACGGGGTATTCGAGGACACTCTAAGGATGATGTTGTTCCCATTCTCTTTGACGGGTAAGGCGGACCGGTGGTTGAATATTCACCCTCCGGATACATTCATAACATGGGATGCTTTAGCTAAGGTGTTCATGGCCAAGTACTATCCATCATCCAAGACCGCCATGCTTTGTAATGAAATTCATACTTTCCAACAAGAAGATGGGGAATCCTTGGGTGAAGCTTGGGATCGATATCAAGACCTTATTGCAAGTTGTCTTCACCATGGGATCCCGGAGTGGTACATCACCCAAACCTTCTTTCAAACATTGTTGCCTAGAACTAAAaagatggtaaatgcctccgcggggggagTATTTGATCATTTAGGTGATGAAGAAGGGACGACACTAATCAAGAAGATGGTAGACTCGGAAGCAAATTATGGCTCAAAAGGAAACATGCTTAGGATAAATGGCAAATTTCCTAAGGAGAAATCTTCTAATGCAAATGCCGAGACAAATGGCAAGCTTGATTTTCTCACCAAGCAACTCGAGAAACTGCAAAGGAACCAAGTTCACCAAGCCACCACCTCACATGGTCCACCCATGGAAGAGGTAGCTCAAGTTTTACCTTGCGAGCTTTGTGGAGGGAATGGTAACACTTTTGACATGTGTGCCAACAACTATAATGGTGGGTATGAGGAGAATGTCCAAGATGTTAATGCTTTCCAAAGCTATAATAACAATACAAGACCACCAAGACCCCCCTACAACAATCCTAATGTCTACAATCCAAACACTAACTTCTACCATCCGGGTTTAAAGAACCATCCCAACTTTAGCTACAAGAgtaccaatgttcaaaacccacaacaTTTTCAACCACAAGCCCCAAATAATCCACCCAGATTTTCTCAACCAAGGGTAGGATACTCCAACCAAAGAAATAACCCCGGAAATCAAAACCAACGgccaaacaacaaacaaaaccaaaacaaCGGCAACCAACCTCAAGGTTACCAACATTTTGGAGGCAATCAAAACAACCAAGGGTTATATCAAGGAATCAAGTGA